In the Moraxella osloensis genome, AATCTTAAGGGTTTTGGTATGGTTGCTATCTTTTGGTAAGGTCGCTGGGTCGGTATAACGGCGCAAGTGCGAGATTGCAACAGGCTGTAAATTGTCAGATTTGATGGTATCGGTAATGATAGAAGAGGATTTTGAAGTCACAGCGGTAGTACGAACAGATTTTGCAAGGGTATTTTTCATAAAACAAGTTTCATCAACACATTAAAAAGCGGTAGTGGGAAAGATAAACAGTGACAGTTATAGTGACAGTGCTTAGGGTCTGAAGTCTAAGCTTTAGGGTCACTTATAGTTAACAGATAGGTTTTGGTAAGTGGTAATAAAGTATCAGTATGATGTGGTTTTTTGTTGATAAAATCAATGGCTATTTTTTCGCGAATCGTTGCCTTAAGGTTTCAGCCGCAGTAATATAAAAGTTGATGGGTAAGTATTTGCTAAGATAATATATTGACGCTTAACACAATCGTTTGAGACAACAACATGGCTAAAACAGAAAACGGATTTATTTTAGCGCTGGATCAGGGCACTACATCAAGCCGCAGTATCATCTTTGATAACCAATTAACACCCATCGCCATCGCCCAAAAGCCGCTTAATATCATCACCCCAAAATCCGGGTTTATCGAGCAAAATGCCAATGACATCTGGCAAACCCAAATTAGTACCGCCCAAGAAGTGATTGCCAAAGCAGGATTGTTGGCGACAGATATTTCAGCCATCGGTATCACCAACCAACGTGAGACCACCATAATTTGGCATAAAAAGACCGGTAAGCCTGTCGCACCCGCCATTGTCTGGCAAGATAGACGTACCCATCAGTGGTGCAGAGACTGGCGTGATAAAGGCTTTGATGCCAAAATCCAACAAATTACCGGACTACGTATAGATCCGTATTTTAGTGCCAGCAAAATCGTATGGCTGTTAAACCAAAACCCTAAGCTTCGCCAACAAGCGCTATCAGGTGAGTTGGCTTTTGGTACCGTGGATAGTTGGCTACTGTTTAACATGACAGGCGAGCATAGCATTGATATCACCAACGCCTCACGCACCATGCTGATGTCTTTGCAAACAGGTGACTGGTCTGAGGAGTTATTGGATTTATTTGATATTCCCAAAACCATGTTACCTACCATCAAGCCATCGGATGGCGATTTTGGGGTCACCAAACAAGGGATGTTTGGCAAACAAATCCCAGTCACGGCAGTGCTAGGCGATCAGCAAGCGGCATTGTATGGGCAAGGATGTAACCGTGCTGGCATGGCAAAATCCACCTATGGCACCGGCTGTTTTTTATTAATGAATACCGGCGATAAGCCCTGTGCCAGTCATCAGCAATTACTTACCACCGTCGCTTGGCAAACCACAGAGGCAAATCACACTCGTCAACCTAACCGGCATGAACCCTCAGGTAAATTGCCCAACTTGTTAAAACCTTTACAAAATTTACAACGACATAAAAAAACAAGCGTCACGCAAACACAATATGCGCTTGAAGGCAGCGTGTTTATGGCAGGTGCCATCGTGCAGTGGCTACGCGATAACTTAGGTATGATAGCGCGCAGTGAGGACGTTGAAACCTTAGCGGCGCAAGTACCAGATAGCCAAGGAGTGACCCTAATTCCTGCTTTTACGGGGCTTGGCGCACCTTACTGGCGAGCAGATGCTACCGCAAGACTTATCGGGCTGACACGCGGTACTACCAAAGCGCATATCGCTAGAGCCGCCTTAGAAGCGATTGCGCTGCAAGCCTATGATGTGTTAATCGCCATGCAAAAAGATAGCCCTGTGCCATTGCACGAACTGCGCGTGGATGGGGGCGCTGCCAATAATAATATTTTAATGCAATTTCAAGCCGATATACTCAATGTCCCTGTGCTGCGACCGACGACCACTGAGAGTACCGCAAAAGGGGTGGCATTATTGGCAGGGCAAGCGGTGGGGCTATATGATGACTCTAGCATTGGTGAAAGTTGGCAGTTAGACCGTATCTTTGAGCCTAAGATGGCATTGTCTGAGCGCCAAGCCATCGTTGAGCGTTGGCAGTTTTATATCAATCAACTATTAAACGAACAAAATTAAAGCAAGAAAATCATTAACACAGCTCTAAACAACTAGGGCGTGTCCCTAATTCGGAACAAAGTATTTTTAATGGCCTAAAAATGCCTAAATCTGGCAAAACTGCGTTAAATTGTTTGACAATATTCCAATATTATCTGCACAATTTGCCTTGTTTTGCTGGCGATTTAGTCTATTTTTAGCCTCATTATCCAAATAGGGACACGCCCTAACAATAATGTAAAAACAAATAGTTAACTGTATGAAAAATTTTTTTAAAGACTCGACACGAGAGTGATTTTCGTTAGCAATTAAATGCATTAAGTAAAAAAAGCACTTTATGTACCCAATTTTTAAACAATGCTTAAAAATATCAGCAAATTTTGGCTAAAAAAAGTGATTTTTAGTGTGGAAATCGACTAAAAAAATGTATAATGCTGCAAAATTCGACACTGTGTTGGCATTGATAATGCTAATGACAGTTGCGATGATAGATAAAAGTTACGAAATTTTTTTGGACAAGGTTGGCGCAAAGCAGGGATAACTGGTAACTAAACATTAAGGATATGACAGTGGACAATCAATTTGTTATCGCTACGGCAAATCTACTCAACTTTGCACTGCCCAATCGGGTTTTTTATCGAAACCAAGATGGGTATACGCCAAAGCAATATCAACAAAAGATTAATGCACTTGCCCCCATTTTTCGGCAATTGCAAGCTGATATCATTGGTTGCCAAGAAATTTGGGATGAGCAAGCACTCATTGACTTATGTCATGCAGCCGGTCTCAATGACTATCACGTCACTGTGCCGTTAGCCAGTAA is a window encoding:
- the glpK gene encoding glycerol kinase GlpK, translated to MAKTENGFILALDQGTTSSRSIIFDNQLTPIAIAQKPLNIITPKSGFIEQNANDIWQTQISTAQEVIAKAGLLATDISAIGITNQRETTIIWHKKTGKPVAPAIVWQDRRTHQWCRDWRDKGFDAKIQQITGLRIDPYFSASKIVWLLNQNPKLRQQALSGELAFGTVDSWLLFNMTGEHSIDITNASRTMLMSLQTGDWSEELLDLFDIPKTMLPTIKPSDGDFGVTKQGMFGKQIPVTAVLGDQQAALYGQGCNRAGMAKSTYGTGCFLLMNTGDKPCASHQQLLTTVAWQTTEANHTRQPNRHEPSGKLPNLLKPLQNLQRHKKTSVTQTQYALEGSVFMAGAIVQWLRDNLGMIARSEDVETLAAQVPDSQGVTLIPAFTGLGAPYWRADATARLIGLTRGTTKAHIARAALEAIALQAYDVLIAMQKDSPVPLHELRVDGGAANNNILMQFQADILNVPVLRPTTTESTAKGVALLAGQAVGLYDDSSIGESWQLDRIFEPKMALSERQAIVERWQFYINQLLNEQN